A genomic segment from Lignipirellula cremea encodes:
- a CDS encoding PQQ-binding-like beta-propeller repeat protein, which yields MNYRNTVFVCAVALSVWCVGVTALTAAEAEPVATTSLSGEYWTLWLQLEQGGTDFGSKKKDRFDLPLFLGLRDGKVVVAWFVHPALAGGRVVWLDAASLKLEGDKLRGGLDGRTNRHWGDKNVHYFSYSIDAVVGDNDARKTTTSAVTERPRDPDAPVGSRPALNDINGTFSVGFVDDAGERIRFGGKLTGRILTADETAGDTLAKGEDWPHYYGDGFLFAGPAGDAKLIDDLSLARPVWKSEATIPTGYGSAPDNRYPDRAGRAGNGGGSASPVVADGCVYQFFYTPRGPVGQSKPYLENFIGKPFTGEAELLAKARELFPQRSYQQDAVLNHFRTEADEVLVCMDAATGRTLWRTTFPQRGNNFQTHKHRGHFPVALVAGGVVYQPGTTGRMYAVDEETGKVLWEYPDAQPEAHVTTQGGIDCHAPSPVLVDGVVVFAASGRVHGVDAKTGTKRWERPLWHRTSLLPWTGGDKSLVIASDRDHEKKQNFAVALDAASGEIIWRQPVSYLIDYAFPLLVGDLLVGYSLHLENVKPGENDGLAVLHAYHIAADGLKPAWTTKPLAPIIDTIGMASDGENLYVSAAREAICLKLATGETVARVENVGGARTQTAFLAAGRFIIQPEGRHGSQSFLMLDANPGNFRAFPAVQTEGSIGHHVGAEFQWRPPHTWTTAYANQPIVYPLVDGRLFVRGQDAIYCYDLRKQKP from the coding sequence ATGAATTATCGAAATACAGTCTTCGTATGCGCCGTTGCTTTGTCGGTCTGGTGCGTCGGCGTTACAGCGCTGACGGCTGCTGAGGCGGAGCCGGTCGCCACCACGTCGTTGTCTGGCGAGTACTGGACGCTCTGGCTGCAACTCGAACAAGGGGGCACCGATTTCGGCAGTAAGAAGAAAGATCGTTTCGACTTGCCGTTATTTCTCGGCTTGCGGGACGGTAAAGTGGTCGTTGCCTGGTTTGTGCATCCGGCGCTGGCGGGCGGGCGAGTGGTATGGCTCGACGCGGCTTCGCTGAAGCTCGAGGGCGATAAACTCCGCGGCGGACTGGACGGCCGAACCAATCGGCACTGGGGAGACAAAAACGTCCACTACTTCAGTTACTCGATCGATGCCGTGGTTGGCGATAACGATGCTCGCAAAACCACGACTTCCGCGGTCACGGAGCGACCGCGCGATCCCGACGCGCCAGTCGGCTCGCGCCCCGCTCTCAATGACATCAACGGCACGTTTTCCGTCGGGTTCGTAGACGATGCCGGCGAGCGGATCCGGTTCGGCGGCAAGCTCACCGGCCGCATTCTCACCGCAGATGAAACGGCAGGCGACACGCTCGCCAAGGGAGAAGACTGGCCGCACTACTACGGCGATGGTTTTCTTTTTGCCGGGCCTGCCGGCGATGCGAAGTTGATAGACGACCTCTCGCTCGCGCGGCCCGTCTGGAAAAGCGAAGCGACCATTCCCACCGGATACGGTTCGGCGCCCGACAACCGCTATCCCGACCGGGCTGGACGAGCCGGCAATGGCGGTGGGTCAGCGTCGCCCGTCGTGGCCGATGGCTGTGTCTATCAGTTTTTCTATACGCCGCGCGGTCCAGTTGGGCAGTCCAAGCCGTACCTCGAAAACTTCATCGGGAAGCCTTTCACGGGTGAAGCCGAGTTGCTGGCCAAAGCCCGCGAACTTTTTCCTCAACGATCGTACCAGCAGGACGCAGTGCTCAATCACTTCCGCACCGAGGCCGATGAGGTGCTCGTGTGCATGGACGCCGCGACCGGCCGGACACTGTGGCGGACGACGTTCCCGCAGCGCGGCAACAACTTTCAGACGCACAAACACCGCGGACATTTTCCCGTAGCGCTGGTGGCCGGAGGAGTCGTCTATCAGCCCGGCACGACCGGCCGGATGTACGCCGTCGATGAGGAGACCGGAAAAGTGTTGTGGGAATACCCCGATGCTCAACCGGAAGCGCACGTCACTACGCAGGGCGGCATCGACTGCCACGCACCGAGCCCCGTGCTGGTCGACGGCGTCGTCGTGTTCGCCGCATCGGGCCGCGTGCATGGCGTGGACGCGAAAACGGGAACGAAAAGGTGGGAGCGTCCGTTGTGGCATCGCACGTCGCTGTTGCCGTGGACCGGTGGTGACAAGTCGCTGGTCATCGCCAGCGATCGCGACCACGAGAAGAAACAGAACTTCGCGGTGGCGCTCGACGCGGCAAGTGGCGAGATCATTTGGCGGCAGCCGGTTTCGTACCTGATCGATTACGCGTTTCCGCTGCTGGTCGGCGATTTGCTGGTCGGCTATTCGCTGCATCTGGAGAACGTCAAACCTGGCGAGAACGACGGGCTGGCCGTCCTGCACGCCTACCACATCGCGGCCGACGGATTGAAACCGGCGTGGACGACCAAACCGCTGGCGCCGATCATCGACACGATCGGCATGGCCAGCGACGGCGAGAACCTCTACGTCTCGGCAGCCCGCGAAGCGATTTGTTTGAAGCTCGCGACGGGCGAGACTGTGGCGCGAGTGGAAAACGTCGGCGGAGCGCGCACACAGACGGCGTTCCTCGCAGCCGGCCGATTCATCATCCAGCCAGAAGGACGCCACGGCAGCCAGTCGTTCCTGATGCTGGACGCCAACCCCGGAAACTTTCGAGCTTTCCCGGCAGTTCAGACCGAGGGTTCGATTGGCCACCACGTCGGCGCCGAATTCCAATGGCGACCGCCGCACACGTGGACCACGGCCTACGCCAATCAGCCGATCGTCTACCCGCTGGTCGATGGCCGGCTGTTCGTCCGGGGCCAGGACGCGATCTACTGCTACGACTTAAGGAAGCAAAAACCGTAG
- a CDS encoding DUF1552 domain-containing protein: MTIHRRDALKGLSLGAGTLVLSPILSRLEAQAAGTATMPKRFVFVVESNGVRPEQISPVGIERKPRDQRPGGPTEFVDIPLADKELQFSLEPLKPWKDKLTIVEGLSGRVCGGGHSNNFMALGAFGGGRGTGGESMAVLDETIDGALAKTLPGIFPHLGLGMSKRLENNVIYNISALEKDRPLPTICKPDQAYAALFGSVANGAAKEEFAARNNLLDFLRRDIKKVQGELVGQERDQFDAYLESFETLRNRQSRLNEIEHTLREKGPTPTDKYTSEVETDRLDAQFDIGAAALICGLTNVLTLSSAAGIRDFDVTFNGLGINLDKHSIGHGKSFKDKKWDELYNIIRRYHMDLIAGLVRKLQAVPEGDGTMLDNTVIVYLSDGAEAHHSRCWEWPMLVIGNMGGKLKTGRYVDYPGYGHKGHRTTSNMYVTLLQLAGSQRTSFGTPDPNLKDLDQHGPLEELLG, encoded by the coding sequence ATGACGATTCATCGACGCGACGCACTCAAAGGCCTTTCACTCGGCGCCGGAACGCTGGTCCTTTCGCCGATCCTTTCTCGGCTGGAAGCCCAAGCGGCCGGAACGGCAACGATGCCCAAGCGGTTTGTGTTCGTCGTGGAAAGCAATGGCGTTCGGCCGGAACAGATTTCACCGGTCGGCATCGAACGTAAACCCCGCGACCAGCGGCCGGGCGGGCCGACGGAATTCGTCGATATCCCGCTGGCCGACAAAGAGCTGCAATTCTCACTCGAACCACTCAAGCCGTGGAAAGATAAGTTGACGATCGTCGAAGGCTTGTCGGGTCGAGTCTGCGGCGGCGGGCACTCGAACAACTTTATGGCGCTGGGTGCATTCGGCGGTGGCCGCGGGACCGGCGGCGAGAGCATGGCCGTGCTGGACGAAACCATCGACGGGGCGCTGGCCAAGACGCTGCCGGGCATCTTCCCGCATCTCGGCCTGGGCATGTCGAAGCGGCTGGAAAACAACGTTATCTACAACATCTCGGCGCTGGAAAAGGATCGCCCGCTGCCGACGATCTGCAAACCGGACCAGGCTTACGCGGCCCTGTTCGGCAGCGTCGCCAACGGGGCGGCCAAGGAAGAATTCGCCGCCCGCAACAACCTGCTCGACTTCCTCCGCCGCGACATCAAGAAAGTGCAAGGCGAACTGGTCGGCCAGGAGCGCGACCAATTCGACGCGTATCTCGAATCGTTCGAGACACTCCGCAACCGCCAGAGCCGGTTGAACGAGATCGAGCACACGCTGCGCGAGAAAGGCCCGACCCCGACCGACAAGTACACGTCGGAAGTCGAAACCGATCGGCTCGACGCCCAGTTCGACATCGGCGCGGCGGCGTTGATCTGCGGCTTGACCAATGTGCTGACGCTGTCGTCCGCCGCCGGCATCCGCGACTTCGACGTGACGTTTAACGGTCTGGGCATCAACCTCGACAAACACTCGATCGGCCACGGCAAGAGCTTCAAGGACAAGAAGTGGGACGAGTTGTACAACATCATTCGCCGCTACCACATGGACCTGATCGCAGGCCTGGTCCGTAAACTCCAGGCCGTGCCCGAGGGCGACGGCACGATGCTGGACAACACGGTGATTGTTTATCTGAGCGACGGGGCGGAAGCCCACCACAGCCGCTGCTGGGAATGGCCGATGCTGGTGATCGGCAACATGGGCGGAAAGCTGAAGACCGGCCGCTACGTCGATTACCCCGGCTACGGCCACAAAGGCCACCGCACCACGTCCAACATGTACGTCACGTTGCTGCAACTGGCCGGCTCGCAGCGAACCAGCTTCGGCACGCCCGACCCCAACCTGAAGGATCTCGACCAGCACGGCCCGCTGGAAGAGCTGCTTGGATAG
- a CDS encoding DUF1588 domain-containing protein, whose product MTSCPAAELKFASFDESQAEFDRSVKPMLAKYCGQCHGADLAEKELNLQTLPPDMKGTTSAARWAVVLTQLSLGKMPPKDEPQPGGEAKAAAIEWIKAEMKRSGKHVAVREEYHNGNVVDHALLFGGKPTGSLETPTRVRRLSPEIYEAFTRDVGRGADVGQSFSPAGGATFKDMGAPKLDEPTTSQLIGNALLIVDRLTWHKMEGGVAKSERGAPNQLVRLYDEMDPASETDVETAIKYLFDYIIRRQPTDEELANFKALMNQNIKDAGRATGVRFTLAAVLLLPEAVLRSERGAGPPDDRGLVRLAPREIAFAVTYALTDRRPESWLLADADAGKLDSRDGVEAAVRKLLDDPKFEKPRILRFFREYFGYEQATEIFKNPDEPVEHYPRELVADTDRLIEGIVEQDKEVFRELLTTNKAFVNFRWDRNKQQGFKARNEAVHLAYGLPPDWKWTADQPIELPKNQRAGILTQPAWLVAVSKSDDNDVIHRGKWVRERLLGNVVPDIPITVDAQLPIAPEKTLRERMAVTQEQYCWQCHRLMNRVGYPLEMYDHFGRFRVTERVLDPEATAKNVDPKGKPLGPVVRKVPADISGGVEFVGDTRVDGDVSGAVELMHKLAASERVEQVFIRHAFRYWLGRNETPGDAASLQAAHRAYRDSGGSMKALIAALVTSESFLYRVKTAN is encoded by the coding sequence GTGACTTCCTGCCCCGCCGCTGAACTGAAGTTCGCTTCGTTCGACGAAAGCCAGGCCGAGTTCGACCGCTCAGTAAAACCCATGTTGGCTAAATACTGTGGGCAGTGCCACGGGGCGGACTTGGCCGAGAAGGAACTTAACCTGCAGACGCTGCCGCCGGACATGAAAGGCACGACCAGTGCCGCTCGCTGGGCGGTGGTGCTGACTCAGCTTTCGCTGGGCAAGATGCCTCCCAAAGACGAACCTCAGCCCGGCGGTGAAGCCAAGGCCGCCGCGATTGAATGGATTAAGGCCGAGATGAAACGGTCGGGCAAGCACGTCGCCGTGCGCGAGGAATATCACAACGGCAACGTTGTCGATCACGCCCTGCTGTTCGGCGGCAAGCCGACCGGTTCGCTCGAGACGCCGACGCGTGTCCGGCGGCTCAGCCCGGAGATTTATGAAGCGTTCACCCGCGACGTCGGCCGCGGGGCCGACGTGGGCCAGTCGTTCTCGCCGGCCGGAGGCGCGACGTTCAAGGACATGGGTGCCCCGAAGCTCGACGAACCGACGACCAGCCAGCTAATCGGCAACGCGCTGCTGATCGTCGACCGGCTGACGTGGCATAAGATGGAAGGCGGCGTCGCCAAATCGGAACGCGGCGCGCCGAATCAGCTTGTGAGGCTGTACGATGAAATGGACCCGGCCAGTGAAACCGATGTCGAAACGGCGATCAAATACCTGTTCGACTACATCATCCGCCGCCAGCCGACGGACGAGGAATTGGCAAACTTCAAAGCGCTGATGAATCAGAACATCAAGGACGCTGGACGCGCGACGGGCGTCCGCTTCACGCTGGCCGCCGTGCTGCTCTTGCCCGAAGCCGTGCTGCGCAGCGAACGCGGCGCGGGACCGCCCGACGATCGCGGACTCGTGCGGCTGGCCCCGCGCGAGATCGCTTTCGCCGTCACCTACGCGCTGACCGACCGGCGGCCGGAATCGTGGCTGCTGGCCGATGCCGATGCGGGCAAGCTCGATTCGCGCGACGGGGTCGAGGCCGCTGTGCGTAAGTTGCTCGACGACCCCAAATTCGAGAAGCCGCGCATCCTGCGGTTCTTCCGCGAGTATTTCGGGTACGAGCAGGCGACGGAGATCTTCAAAAACCCCGACGAGCCGGTCGAGCATTATCCGCGCGAATTGGTCGCCGACACCGATCGTCTGATCGAGGGGATCGTCGAGCAAGACAAAGAAGTGTTCCGCGAACTGCTAACCACCAACAAGGCCTTCGTCAACTTCCGCTGGGACCGTAACAAACAACAGGGGTTCAAGGCGCGCAATGAGGCGGTTCATCTGGCATACGGTCTGCCGCCGGACTGGAAATGGACGGCGGACCAGCCGATCGAACTGCCCAAGAATCAACGGGCCGGCATTTTGACTCAGCCCGCGTGGCTGGTCGCCGTGTCCAAGAGCGACGACAACGACGTGATCCATCGCGGCAAGTGGGTCCGCGAGCGGCTGCTGGGCAACGTCGTTCCTGATATTCCCATCACGGTCGATGCCCAACTCCCGATTGCGCCGGAAAAGACATTACGCGAGCGGATGGCGGTCACGCAGGAACAGTACTGCTGGCAGTGTCACAGGCTGATGAACCGCGTCGGCTATCCGCTGGAGATGTACGACCACTTCGGCCGCTTCCGCGTGACGGAACGGGTGCTGGACCCCGAAGCCACGGCGAAAAATGTCGATCCCAAAGGCAAACCGCTGGGACCGGTCGTGCGAAAGGTTCCGGCTGACATTTCGGGCGGCGTCGAGTTTGTTGGCGACACTCGCGTGGACGGCGACGTCAGCGGCGCGGTCGAGCTCATGCACAAGCTGGCGGCGTCGGAGCGGGTCGAGCAGGTCTTCATCCGACACGCTTTCCGCTACTGGCTCGGCCGCAACGAAACTCCGGGCGACGCCGCGTCCCTGCAAGCGGCCCACCGGGCCTATCGCGACAGTGGCGGCAGCATGAAGGCGCTGATCGCGGCGCTGGTGACCAGTGAGTCGTTCTTGTATCGGGTCAAGACCGCGAATTAA
- a CDS encoding SUMF1/EgtB/PvdO family nonheme iron enzyme, translating to MTGLKRISISTLIALFAAVASAQDRTALVVANFDYGEHQLSHVKADAAAVSEALRREGFRVTLAENVPVKELKNTVEQFARSTVTRGVAVLYFAGLGGQYQTYNSKGAWWNHLQGAGKPADPRSPERESLALADVVKLLADHSSAGANFLVVDAARPNPFLAERENEPGGLAAVEATELADDMLVLMAAQPGSTAGELNEPSKLAAALAKHLSQGRESIGKMLQAVGNDVEQQSGGKQKPWFVVGQASLAVDSGTGKNARPTIASWPAFDNRTFLDSEQPREGSHPGQQWINASGMVFCWCPPGKFTMGSRGADQTEFGDAKPVEVTLPKGFWMAKYEAAQIEGQRAGWGPYPSITKAKLAPMHNLSHENPKKFIDMLTKAEQKAGRLPGDWEYALPTEAEWEYACRAGSTTRFSFGDDAEQLHCFANYADKSLLADDGAMQFADGRFDDGMGKSLAPVGSYQPNAWGLHDMHGNVAEWCADRYLPRLVGGVNPLVDQQIKEASADGVIRGGAWCSTAEYCASAFRNSEFAGKQRDYIGFRLVLRKE from the coding sequence ATGACTGGATTGAAACGAATTAGCATTTCAACATTGATCGCACTGTTCGCTGCTGTTGCGTCGGCGCAGGACCGGACGGCGCTGGTCGTGGCCAATTTTGACTATGGCGAACATCAGCTTTCACACGTGAAGGCGGATGCAGCGGCGGTGAGCGAGGCGCTGCGGCGGGAAGGCTTTCGGGTGACGCTGGCCGAGAACGTACCGGTAAAGGAATTGAAGAACACCGTCGAACAGTTCGCCCGCAGCACGGTCACCCGCGGCGTTGCGGTTCTGTACTTTGCCGGGCTCGGCGGGCAGTATCAGACGTACAACTCGAAGGGCGCATGGTGGAATCACCTACAGGGAGCGGGAAAGCCGGCCGATCCCCGCAGCCCCGAACGGGAATCGCTAGCTTTGGCGGACGTCGTCAAGCTGCTGGCCGATCACTCGTCGGCCGGTGCGAATTTTCTCGTCGTCGACGCCGCCCGGCCCAATCCGTTTCTCGCGGAGCGGGAGAATGAACCCGGCGGGTTGGCGGCGGTCGAAGCGACGGAGTTGGCGGACGACATGCTGGTGCTGATGGCCGCCCAGCCGGGAAGCACGGCCGGCGAGTTAAATGAACCGTCGAAACTGGCCGCGGCGTTGGCAAAACATCTTTCGCAAGGCCGCGAGTCGATTGGAAAAATGCTACAAGCGGTCGGCAACGACGTCGAACAGCAAAGCGGCGGCAAACAGAAGCCGTGGTTTGTCGTAGGACAGGCATCCTTGGCTGTCGACTCCGGGACGGGCAAGAATGCCCGTCCCACGATTGCCTCGTGGCCGGCTTTTGACAACCGCACGTTCCTCGATTCCGAGCAGCCGCGCGAGGGCTCGCATCCCGGCCAGCAGTGGATCAACGCCAGCGGCATGGTCTTTTGCTGGTGCCCGCCCGGCAAATTCACGATGGGCAGCCGCGGCGCGGACCAGACGGAGTTCGGCGATGCCAAACCGGTCGAGGTGACGTTGCCGAAGGGCTTCTGGATGGCCAAGTACGAAGCCGCTCAGATCGAGGGTCAACGAGCCGGTTGGGGACCGTACCCGTCGATCACCAAGGCCAAGCTCGCTCCAATGCACAACCTTTCGCACGAGAATCCGAAGAAGTTCATCGACATGCTCACCAAGGCCGAGCAGAAAGCGGGCCGCTTGCCGGGCGACTGGGAATACGCCCTGCCGACCGAAGCCGAATGGGAGTACGCCTGCCGGGCCGGATCAACGACGCGGTTTTCGTTCGGCGACGACGCCGAGCAGCTTCATTGCTTTGCCAACTACGCGGACAAAAGTCTGCTGGCCGATGACGGCGCGATGCAGTTTGCCGACGGACGCTTCGACGACGGTATGGGCAAATCTCTGGCTCCGGTTGGCAGTTATCAGCCGAACGCGTGGGGCTTGCACGACATGCACGGCAATGTCGCCGAATGGTGCGCGGACCGTTACCTGCCGCGGTTGGTGGGCGGAGTCAACCCGCTGGTCGATCAGCAGATCAAAGAGGCCTCCGCCGACGGCGTCATCCGCGGCGGAGCGTGGTGCAGCACGGCGGAGTATTGCGCGTCGGCGTTCCGCAACTCCGAATTCGCCGGCAAGCAACGGGACTATATCGGGTTCCGGTTGGTGCTGAGGAAAGAGTAG
- a CDS encoding DUF1552 domain-containing protein yields the protein MTTYQLSRRTMLRGIGVSMALPWMESLRVWGDDSATTNTASQAPTRLAILFAGCGFHKHEWWAKGEGKSMELGKVLAPLNDFREQMVFIRGLYNAEALKGNIHSSQTGNLLSGAPLAAGGTIRSGTSVDQIVAQRIGHQTKVPSMVLGCEKANPSVHKNYSMLYSSHISWSSPTTPTPLEVYPALAFDQLFKDRAQRGDKSVLDAVLEDANDFRRDISRRDQQKLDEYLNSVREVEQRIKNAGQRGELQGWRPTLTEPNIPRPKDGYPQDIVEHMRLMCDILVLAFQTDTTRVCTLKLNNDHGTLRFPHLNVDYMIHHLLSHSDSADWLKVNQFFLEQVAYIARRMDSIQEGDRTLLDNSMLMLCSSMLHGNHDANQLPVVMLGGGGGRIKGGQNLDYLGKPDRQMCRLYLSMMDKMNVRLDQFGDAKEPLSEV from the coding sequence ATGACCACCTATCAACTCTCCCGTCGCACGATGCTCCGCGGAATCGGCGTCAGCATGGCGCTGCCTTGGATGGAATCGCTGCGTGTGTGGGGCGATGACAGCGCTACCACGAACACAGCCAGCCAGGCTCCGACGCGGCTGGCAATCCTCTTCGCTGGTTGCGGCTTCCACAAACACGAGTGGTGGGCCAAGGGTGAAGGTAAGTCGATGGAACTCGGCAAGGTCCTAGCACCGCTGAACGACTTCCGCGAACAGATGGTTTTCATCCGCGGGCTCTACAACGCCGAAGCGCTGAAGGGCAACATTCACAGTTCGCAAACCGGCAACCTGCTCTCCGGTGCGCCGTTGGCGGCCGGAGGCACGATCCGCAGCGGCACCAGCGTCGACCAGATCGTCGCGCAGCGGATCGGGCACCAGACGAAAGTGCCGAGCATGGTATTGGGCTGTGAAAAGGCGAACCCGTCGGTTCACAAGAATTACTCGATGCTCTACAGCTCGCACATCTCGTGGAGCAGCCCGACGACGCCGACTCCGCTGGAAGTCTACCCGGCTCTCGCTTTCGATCAGTTGTTCAAAGACCGCGCCCAGCGTGGCGACAAAAGCGTCCTCGATGCCGTGCTGGAGGACGCCAACGACTTCCGCCGCGACATCAGCCGCCGCGACCAGCAAAAGCTCGACGAGTATCTGAATTCGGTTCGCGAAGTCGAGCAGCGGATCAAGAACGCGGGCCAGCGCGGGGAACTGCAGGGCTGGCGGCCGACGTTGACCGAGCCCAACATCCCGCGGCCCAAGGACGGTTATCCGCAAGACATTGTCGAACACATGAGACTCATGTGCGACATCCTCGTGCTGGCGTTCCAAACCGACACCACTCGCGTCTGTACGCTCAAGCTGAACAATGACCACGGCACGCTGCGGTTTCCGCACTTGAACGTGGACTACATGATCCACCATCTGCTGTCGCACAGCGATTCGGCCGACTGGTTGAAGGTCAACCAGTTCTTCCTGGAACAGGTGGCCTACATCGCCCGCAGAATGGATTCGATCCAGGAAGGTGATCGCACGCTGCTCGACAATTCGATGCTGATGTTGTGCTCAAGCATGCTCCACGGCAATCACGATGCAAACCAACTGCCGGTCGTCATGTTGGGCGGTGGCGGCGGGCGAATTAAGGGCGGGCAAAACCTCGACTATCTCGGCAAACCAGACCGGCAGATGTGCCGGCTGTACCTCAGCATGATGGACAAGATGAACGTGCGGCTCGATCAATTTGGCGACGCCAAAGAACCGCTGTCGGAGGTGTAG